The DNA window GGTGCCACTCCAGCCTTCTCTTGAatatttttcttatttcttataTGAACGAGATATGATATCTCATACATCTAGATTAACATTTGCATCCCTGTAACATTCGTTTCTTCTGAATACGGCCCCTTCATAGCGCAACCGAATTTTTTCACATTTGAATCCAATATTTTTGTAGAACCAGTGTTATAGTTTCTATTCTCAGTCTTCACCGACTTCATCCACGTGTTTGTATTTCTCAGATCATACCAGCAGAGAACATTGTTGCTGCATTCCAAGGTAGTCATAAAAGAGTATTTGCCATCTCTAGAACTGCCTCCGAAGCGCAAATTTTCTTTGAGGTATCCCTTGAATTTCTAGACTTGAGGTAGGAAAGAAATACACATGCTGATTAATCATATTGGTCAATCAATTTGTAAGACACGTTTGGCATGTGTAGGCATTGGAACATGGTTTGGGTGGCACTGTACTAAAAGTTGAAGATGTTGAAGCAGTTCTTGAGCTAAAGGTAAAATTTCTAATATTTGGTGGCTTGGTATTATTGGGCAGTGAAGAATTGGTCCTTATCTTATTTAAATTACCAGGAATATTTTGACAGAAGGAGTGAAGCCAGCAATATTTTGAACTTGACCAAAGTTGTAATAACAAAAGTTCAAGTTGTTGGAATGGGTGATCGTGTTTGTGTTGATCTTTGCAGCCTCATGAGGCCTGGTGAAGGAATACTGGTCAGCTTATCTCATTCATGGCTGTAATTTTGATGCTCCAACTGAGGAAATTGCATTTGAGGTTTAAAGTTTACTTGCATGACACTTCTTTTGTAGGTTGGTTCCTTTGCTAGAGGACTATTTCTTGTTCACTCTGAATGTTTAGAGTCAAATTATATTGCAAGCAGGCCTTTTCGTGTCAATGCAGttagtctctctctctctctttccgcTTGTTACCACATTTTCTAATAAAAATAGTCATTGTAGGGTCTACAATGACTATTTTTATTAGAAAACGTGATAAGAAGCATTTTACTCGATACCTTACAAATATTCCTTGCCCAAGAAGTTACTGAAAAAATGTGCAGGGGCCAGTGCATGCATATATTGCTGTTCCAGGGGGAAAAACTTGCTACCTATCAGAATTAAAAGCTGGCAAAGAAGTTATAGTGGTTGATCAGAGAGGCCACCAGCGAACAGCAATCGTCGGCCGTGTAAAGATTGAGACCAGACCACTTATACTTGTGGAAGCGAAGAAGGTTTGTTCTCTATTCTACATGTCATCATGAAACAATTGAGAAAATTAAATAACAGTGTCTTGTTTAGTTCTTAAAAAAATTGTAACGGGAAAATTCATGCTGTTGCAGAGAGATTCAGACGATCAAACTATATATGGAATGCTTTTGCAAAATGCAGAAACAGTTGGGTTTGTCTGCTCTTCAGAAGGTAAATGAGAATTGTCTTTTGTTTTTTTTCTCTCCCCTCTAAATTATTTTTACTCATATCATCTCGATAAGATCAGATTTGAAGATTGCCACTAATGCTTTTCAGGAGAAGGAACGCAAAGAAGTGCAATTCCGGTGACCTCGCTGAAAATTGGAGATGAAGTTCTGCTTAGACTACAGGGAGGAGGTCGGCACACGGGCATAGAAATCCAAGAATTTATTGTCGAGAATTGAACCTACTAGATTAGATTACAATGCTGTAGATAGTCGATATTTAATATCGGATCAAAGGAAAATCAAACCTGCATTAGCATTGTTACTGCAACAGGTTAGATACTACTTTTGTCGAACTGGGAGGTGATGTCTTGCATGTGTTATGTTCAATATTGGTGCTAATATAAAATTACGTGAAGCATATCTGTCATAGCTTTACGTCCTAGCAAACGATGTTGACAACATAAAAATTCCGATACGCTGAAAGATGTTGGAGCCTTGCTTGGAACAACACACTTTTCTATATTGTTCCGATTGCAACATTAGCCAGACAACAAATAATGGAGAATAATATGCTACTGTACTTATCAACGAGAAGCAAGACTTTCATTTCACCTATGACTTTAAAGAAACATGAAGCAAGACAGCATCCTTGTCAAAACATTTCCCTTCTACAACAAAATTCGACCCTTAAGACAGCTTCATTTACAATTTTTATAGCTCCCTCGCCCACATCACTAAACTAGTATAGAAAAGAAAAGGGAACAAAATGAGCAAAGGAGGGAGGGATGCACATAGTTCAAGCTTTAGCGACATTAGGTCTCGGTGACTTGTGAGGCTGACCATGATGATATGGAGACGCATATAACGGACCATTATTCGCTGTTGACACACTCCTGGATGGCTGACCATTCCTCTGTAACTGCATTCTACCATTATTTGGTCTGAACCCTCCTGAACGTTTTTCTCCTTGCTGCATGGTCTGGAAGTATGGGGAAGAGCTCGCCATATCCTTCAAGTGACGCAGAGACCTTAGAATCTCAACAACTTCGGTCATCAGAGGTCTCGCTTTTGGATCGCGGCTAAGACACTGATAAGCCAACTGCATTGCGTTCTGAGCACCTTTGATCGAGAAGCGTCCTTCGAGACGAGGATCCATCAGTCGTAAAAACCTTTGTTTGTCACCGACTTGTGGATGTGCCCATTCGACAAGGTTATGCTCCCCGTTAGCTCGATTCTTGTCCATGGATCTCCGGCCAGTCAGTATTTCAAGTAGAACGACCCCAAAGCTGTACACGTCACTCTTTGCAGTAAGATGCCCTGGTAGGTATAACACACAAATTTCATGTTACATATGTAAAATTTGTAAACTGTAACTAAGACAAAAATTCACGACATTCGTACCTGTCATCACGTATTCAGGGGCTGCATAACCGTAAGTTCCCATTACACGAGTTGATACATGAGTCTTATCTCCCTCAGGACCATCTTTTGCAAGACCAAAGTCTGAAAGCTTGGCATTGTATTCCTGGAGaaaaattttattaaaattttgaaACTACAGAAAATGTATGTTCTTGCAGATGTCAGTAACATACCGCATCTAGTAGAATGTTGGAAGTTTTGAAATCACGATAGATGACCGGCCTATCAGCTTCTGTATGAAGAAAAGCAAGTCCCTTTGCAGCACCCAGTGCAATTTTCATTCTTGTGGGCCAGGGAAGTGGCAGAGACCCTGCAAGTTGCATAATCAAGCCATGTATACTATCAACAGAACATGCATGTCTTTCCACAGTAAGCCAATTTACAGAGTCATTTCAAAAGAGACCGGAAGAGGAAATCGGAATAATTTTCAGACAGACCAACTCGACAGCTTAGTCGATTTCTAGTAGGAAAAAAAAAGGGGGTTGGAATAACATACTTCTAAATAGGTGATTCTCCAAGCTTCCACGAGGCATAAACTCATAAACAAGTAGCCTTTGATCGTCCTCGATGCAATATCCAATCAACTTGACCAGATTATGATGGCGGAGGTCACCAAGATAATTGACTTCAGCCTGTGATGTTAGGTAAATGCAAAATTCTCTTTCAGACATCCAAAAATATTAGGAGGAGAAAAGGGAAAAACAATACAAGGAATTCATACAAGCCATTCTCTGTGACCCTGAAGTCCTTCAGGATTGAGGGTCTTCACAGCAACAGCAAGACCTGCCCCAGGTTTTGCAGAAGAAGTTCCGGTCTCGCTGATCCAACCTTTGAATACACGACCGAAACCGCCCTCTCCAAGAAGACTTTCCGGCGTAAAGTTTCGGGTAACTTGCTTAAGCTCATTGAAGGAGAAATTTCGAAGTTGAGATGGGATCCTCATTTCTTCGCCAATATTTGGGGTGGATGAAGTACTTGCAGCAGTActagtagtggtggtggtggtcgaAGAGGATACGACTGGAATATGGGGCTGATATCGGCTGGTACCGACCATAGAATTACTTTTCCTTGCTTCACATACATAAAGAGAAATCAAATTCAATATCTGTTCTAAGCAATTGACAAAACTATTTATTTTAACTAGATACAAACATGTTTGAAAATCTACACAGGGACATGATCATTGTAAGGATCCTTTGCAACGAAACTCACAAATGGACCAAAACTAGATAAACAGGATTTACATTTCAGTAACACGGCACTGAATATCACAGATCAACTTACAAAAATTCCAAGAATTTAATTAAACAGGC is part of the Rutidosis leptorrhynchoides isolate AG116_Rl617_1_P2 unplaced genomic scaffold, CSIRO_AGI_Rlap_v1 contig304, whole genome shotgun sequence genome and encodes:
- the LOC139882755 gene encoding serine/threonine-protein kinase PBL34-like; its protein translation is MVLGPTDDVQFGAWDVSKSKSRKKKHTKAKQLTGCWVKFRLMGSCISSSSRSKKYILNLISLYVCEARKSNSMVGTSRYQPHIPVVSSSTTTTTTSTAASTSSTPNIGEEMRIPSQLRNFSFNELKQVTRNFTPESLLGEGGFGRVFKGWISETGTSSAKPGAGLAVAVKTLNPEGLQGHREWLAEVNYLGDLRHHNLVKLIGYCIEDDQRLLVYEFMPRGSLENHLFRRSLPLPWPTRMKIALGAAKGLAFLHTEADRPVIYRDFKTSNILLDAEYNAKLSDFGLAKDGPEGDKTHVSTRVMGTYGYAAPEYVMTGHLTAKSDVYSFGVVLLEILTGRRSMDKNRANGEHNLVEWAHPQVGDKQRFLRLMDPRLEGRFSIKGAQNAMQLAYQCLSRDPKARPLMTEVVEILRSLRHLKDMASSSPYFQTMQQGEKRSGGFRPNNGRMQLQRNGQPSRSVSTANNGPLYASPYHHGQPHKSPRPNVAKA
- the LOC139882750 gene encoding uncharacterized protein, whose amino-acid sequence is LHRLHPRVCISQIIPAENIVAAFQGSHKRVFAISRTASEAQIFFEALEHGLGGTVLKVEDVEAVLELKEYFDRRSEASNILNLTKVVITKVQVVGMGDRVCVDLCSLMRPGEGILVGSFARGLFLVHSECLESNYIASRPFRVNAGPVHAYIAVPGGKTCYLSELKAGKEVIVVDQRGHQRTAIVGRVKIETRPLILVEAKKRDSDDQTIYGMLLQNAETVGFVCSSEGEGTQRSAIPVTSLKIGDEVLLRLQGGGRHTGIEIQEFIVEN